The genomic interval ATTTCATATTTGGCAGCTATAGCCAATGAAAAGTGGTGCATCAATCACTATTTGCCTGGTAGTGGTATTAGTTATTTAACAAATCAGTATAAAGTCATACCTGCCAACTCTCATTGTTATATTTATCATCTCGATCATGCCCTCTTATGGTGGTATCTCCAAAATCTAGCATATGCCATTTTCTGAAATCTGTAAAgaatatacatttaaaaaaaacatatttatatgaagttatgGATATTTTTGTATCCTAATTATGAAAGCACAAACAAAAAATTTGACAAAGTCACAGAAACCTGCCAAGGAATACAATTCTGATACAAATAACTTGTTAGAAATTTAATAcaagaatattttgtaaaatctCCACAATTTTTGCATTAATCTCCAGGTTTTAGTTGGAAATCTGGCAGGTCTGTACAACTTTGAGTAAGATATTAATGCTAGTTGGGCCCAGCCTACATCTATTTCCAGAACTGTCAGCCCTCTGCTATGCTATTAATGTaatacatttcttttctttcttctcatcAGAAATCATTATTACATCGTCTGGTTTACGTTGCCAAACTACATGAAAACCTTCATGACAAGAGGGATCTTGGAAGTAAGTATCACATATGTTCCAGATTTGGGTAAACAAGGCCTAAATATTGCAACTCATCCACAGACTACTGTATATAAAAAATTTCCATAGATCAATCTTTCACtttcaaaaaaaattaagaaagagaAGAAGTCATTTTTAGTTACAATGGCAACGTACTGCTGATTTGCATGTTCATAGCCTAAGTACTGCTTTTTTTTCGCCCTTTTTTTATGAAGAACATAATTTATAAAGAAACATAAATTTCTTCCTATCCTAGCATTGTTGAGACAGACATCAGAtctttgatttaaaaaaaaaaaattaaaaacagatCAAGAAAGACAGCAAAATCAACATATCAACTGTATTGATTACCACCCAGCAACTGATTATTTCAAGTTCATGCCTTTAGGCAAAAGGATGCATACTTTTAAGGGTTCGAAAAGAATTACTGACAGTTTTTATCCTTCTGCTGTGAAGATATTCAATGCGCACCAAAACCGTTAAACAATTTTATACTTTGTGGACTTAACATTGGATATGAgggcatttatatatttttgtacactttaatattttgtaggtacattttatattttgttcatctttatattatataggaacgttttcatatctatgtatattatAATACATCTTtgttttgagctcttgttatcaaccaatttccattgtatatttatatgattggctgaataaatatctatctattcTCTTACATAGGCCACTATGAGAAGAAATTCAAACAATGGCAGAATCATTTCCAGGGAGAAGGTGCAACAGGGATGCTTCTAGTCTATCCAAATCATTTCATCCATCTTGTTGAGGTAAGAGTTCCATAAATAACGGGAACAAATTATTGACATTCTACGTGTCTTTGCATATTGTAGCAAAGAACCAACTATTGAAtatattgtttcatttataaaaTGTAGCAATGTTTTCAAGGGTTATAGCTGCTCAGTATTAAGGAAGTATCTAAATTGTTTTCAAACTCATTTTCTTTGCCATTGACCTTTCAATTTTGTAAAAACAGGAACTATTAATCTTTCTCATTCACATTGTGTAGTGAACACATACAACTGTCACATGTAGAAACCCTTATTTATTAAACGTACAGTACCTTGTCAATCCAATGCATCATAGAGCATGCGTGCGTGCCTAAGAAAAATTGATTCATGCAACAATATGTTTGTTGATGTTCAACCCAAGTATCTTGTAGAAAACCTGATGCAATAACCAATACTTACATCACCCACTCTCTAGCCCatcattaaaattattattttcaaagcCACATCATAGATCATATAAGTATCATAAATACCTCCTTTGTATCTCAGAGGAACTTTAAATGTTCACATATACTTTTGTGGAACACAACCTTAATTTGTAGCTAATGAATGATGTTCCTTTAAAGGTTATCCAATTACTAATTGCATTTGTACCTCATATTATGTAATATCAAGATAAAGTTCATCAGAGtgtttgcagaaatgtttgGTTACACTTTTGTGTTGCCCTGTACTATCATTTTATCCAGACATGTACGGCCCACCGCACACTGGATGACTGATCCAGACCCAATTCGAGCCAACCTCCTTTACATGGAAATCTTTAATCGTGAATACTAATAGTCTTATGACTGACCCCTCGGACACCGCCCGACTGATCAGCGCTTGTTTACGTAACATGCAAATTGATTAACCAGTGATTGGGTTATATTTATGAATACTGTACATTTTCAGTGGTTAACCCTCTCACAATCCATGTCTGCCAGTCGTGAAAAACGTTACAGGTTCAGTTTTCCCGAATTAAAACTGGTAAATTATGATCAGTTTATAGTCTTATTAGAAAAACCACTCCCCTACTCCACGATCTGCCACATAGCGGCAATTGACTTGCATCGAGTCGCAATCAGTTGTGTAGTTGGCGGACTTTATGACCTAATATGGAGCTtccattttttctttcagtCGTCAACAGAGATGCTTTGGTCGGTCATTCGTGACCTGCGTGATCAGTCTCAGCAGACTGCCGGCCCTCCCCTCATCGTGAACAGTAAAATCTTGGTCATGTCCACAAACGTTGATACCAGACTCTTCAACCAGTGGAGCTTCCGAGTTCTCAATTTACCTGCGTCTCGTTTAGAAGAGTATGAAACAACTGAACCCATTGAAACATTGGTGAGCCGTTTGTATGGTATCTGTATATTGTTTGCATAATTAATGATTAGTGCTTCTAAATTACATTGTTTGTCACTTACACCGTCCAGTGTTGTTCGAGTTATTCCCGATACGAACTGAGTTATAAACCATCAACCTAGAATACagtatttacattaaaatttgatCATGCAATTGAGCAACATAAGATCGTCAAAAACCACTTAGAAAAGTTGTATATGCTTAACTGTATCTTTGTATAAACTGCTGGAAAAATTAATCAACTGGTTCTGGGAATCAGAAATGTGATGGAATACTCAACGTGAAATGTAATCGTAAAATTaaaccctccccttcccccccccccctcaaaaaaacataataaataatactaatatat from Apostichopus japonicus isolate 1M-3 chromosome 19, ASM3797524v1, whole genome shotgun sequence carries:
- the LOC139959516 gene encoding testis-expressed protein 47-like, producing MMGDLHDEEDSVYGNTRLNLLQIIEDRNRTLNKKSLLHRLVYVAKLHENLHDKRDLGSHYEKKFKQWQNHFQGEGATGMLLVYPNHFIHLVESSTEMLWSVIRDLRDQSQQTAGPPLIVNSKILVMSTNVDTRLFNQWSFRVLNLPASRLEEYETTEPIETLVPECLALMLKLGAYLAKQPKVTLKNVMDSLHQKVPDLLIPQDLLGYLLNSLDLCSPDQFLNKYDEPFDVILDQELVWPLPTKTFPIHR